ACAAAACGCTAGTGGATGAAGCAATCTTCGATCCATTCAGACTGaactttttctatttcttttttggAAACATAAGTAGGAGCACTGCTCATTTGTTTGAGGAAGAAAGCAGGAAAGAAAGAGTCTTACAGGTGTGATATTTACATAAAACAATTAAACTCGCAGAAGAACAGGCAACAGAACAGAAACCAAAGAAACTAACATGGAAACGCAGGccttttgtcaaaaaaaaaaaaaacacggaAACGCAGGCCTTCCACGGGCCGCCCCACGCTGCACAAACTTGGGCTTTGATCAACCCAAACACCTCGGCTGCAGTAACTTGCTGTCGAAATTAAACTCTCcagtttttattttttcattCCAGATATTCCACGCGCGCGGTGACCATGCATCAAGATAGCCGCCACTCATCTTTGCTTTGTGAGAGGAAATGGCTACGAATGTCCACCAGGCCTGCAAATTAAGTTCATCATCCTGAATATTGAGATCTAGAGGTATCAATTGGTGACCCTCCAAtcctttttagtttaaaattttatactaattttttaaatttaaatcgCATTTTGaagaattagtacaaaattattGAGATCTCATTTTGAAgaactagtacaaaattttgaattaaaaaaaaattaaatatacatCTAAAGATCACCGATTTGCACCCCTATTCAGATAAAAATAACTTACTGAAGATACACGGACGGTTCTGCAGGATTGGTGACCACGTTCAACAAAAGCTTGGCTTCATTTATATTTCTCGAATCATTCAGGGAGCGTTACATGGATCACGTACGTACTTGCATAATATTGTGACTGGCATCACCATCACCGGAATTAATGACAAAAAGATACAATCATACAAAGCATGCACGAACAAATCCCTCCAACAAACCGGAGGGCACAGGACACACAACGACCAAACACGATCTGCTCTGAGGTATGTAGAGCTCAAGTGATGGAACTGGGGAAAACACGTGCCGGCGTATCTCTATCAGTGGTGACCgccaatgccgccgccgccgccaccgcctccgccacctccaccgccgccgttgccgaACCCAAACCCAAAGCCCTTGCCgaagccaccgccgccgacgccgctgcCAGCACCACCGCCGTAACCGCCTCCTGAtccgccaaggccgccgcccttgccaaAGCCGCCGCCGACACCATGGCCGATTCCGCCGCCCTTACCGAAGCCGCCACCAATACCGTGGCCGATCCCGCTGCCTAGGCCACCGCCCTTGCCGTAGCCTCCACCGATGCCATGGCCGATTCCTTCGCCGAGCCCGCCACCCTTGCCGTAACCACCACCAAGACCACCGCCCTTTCCGTAGCCGCCACCgatgccgccgcccttgccgtagccgccgccgatgccgtGGCCGATTCCTTCGCCGAGCCCGCCGCCCTTCCCGTAGCCGCCACCGATGCCGTGGCCAATCCCTTCTCCAAGGCCACCACCCTTGCCGTATCCGCCGCCGAGGCCTCCACCCTTGCCGTACCCGCCGCCGATGCCATGGCCGAGCCCTCCGCCTTTCCCGTACCCTCCAccaaggccgccgcccttgccgatGCCGTGCCCAagcccagcaccgccgccgaggccgaggccgccaCCTTTTCCAAACCCGCCGCCGATGCCGTGGCCCACGCCACCGCCCATCCCAGCGCCACCGCCGTACCCACCCCCGGCTCCTCCACCGtacccgccgcctcctcctcctcctccgccatagcctccgcctccaccgtacccgccgccaccgcccttcCCGATCCCACCTCCGAGGCCCGTGCCTAAGTGCTTCTTGAGCCAGAGGAACTTCTCGTCCCTGGCGGCGTCCTTGGTGGTGGCGAACGGGCGAGCCCACGCGCCCACGGCCGCGCTGCTCAGGCAGAGCAGCAGCGCGAGCGCTGCTCCCTTGCTCCCCATGGCTACTATCGCTatcagcagctagctagctactcctGAAGAAGATGCTTCTTCTAGCTCGAGCCAGCCCGTTGCGGTGCGGTGCAGTGGCCTCGCAGCGCGGCGGGTTATATAGCCgtagccgccggccgccgcagcggcaCAGCAGTGAAGCTACAGGAGAGGAGCAGAGCAttaaggtcctgtttagttccctttacatgtttttgaaaaaaattttgcgaaggaatcttgtcaatttgaagtactaaatgaagtctatttacaaaactttttgcacagatgggttgtaaatcgcgagacaaatctaatgacgctgattaatccatgattaagcaataattagcagattgtactgtagcatcactgttgcaaatcatagattaagtaggttcattagattcgtctcgtgatttacagcccatccatacaaaaagttttgtaaatagacttcatttagtacttcaaattagtaagatttcttcgtaaaattttgcgtttttgtATTTACAGAGTGGAAAACAGGCCTAAGTGATGGGTACCTGTGCACTGGGCTGGCCATGTGGTGGGGGAGGAcggcggccaaggcggtggcgCAATAAAAGAGGGCAGGCGCAgctgggtgggtgggtggacGGATGAGCTAGGGAGAGGAGTTACTGCAATGGCGGGAGGGGTGGGTCGACAAATTGGCAGATGGGTTGGGCCATGTTTGGTGGGTGGGTGGACGGGTGGGTGGGTGGACGGATGAGCTAGGGAGaggagttactgtagcatcactgtagccaatcatgatgaaacttggctcattagattcgtctcgaaaaattacacccatttctaaaaagattttgcaaataaacttcgtttagtacttcatgcatgcattcgtctttttgtgcaaaagttttcgtggttttaaccaaacatggccttggACGGAGAAGAAGGGCGCTGCTACACGCAGCTTTGGCATTAAAACTTGTCACGGATTTGTCCTCGGCGTGTTCGGCGCCATTGGCGACGCGTGCATGTGCATTGCATGGATGGAGAGAGACCATGCGGCCATGCCTGCCAGGGCATTTCGACCATGCATTTTCTTCGTACagataaaaaaaatgagaaCAAAGCATGGGATCGGCTTGAGAACAGACCATGCGTCCATGCCTGCCAGGGCATTTCGACCATGCATTTTCTTCGTACagataaaaaaaatgagaaCAAAGCATGGGATCGGCTTGCAGAAGAGTGaataaacatagactaatcacattTAGTTGCGCGTGTAAAATTTAGTTGCgcgtgtaaaatttttgaaatagaatttagtgtctaatctggtctaattagactcattagattcgtctagtAATTTACaagaaaactatgcaattattttttttattttgtttagatttaatattccatgcatgtAAAATTTCTCCTCGAatagttttagaattttgaattttacaactaaacaaggggAAATAAATGTGCAGCTAGCGTCACGACTAAATGTTCACGGCTGTGTTCACTTCCCCCAAactcctccaaactttccatcacattgaAATCACaacgaaacattaaatatatcaaatgaccaatgcatggagtactaaatgtaggtaaataaaaaaactaattgcatagtttagatgtacattgcgagacgaatcttttgaggctagttagcctataataaaacaatatttatcttaaacaaacgaaaaatactgCAGTATCCGATATGACCTTTTCTACCAGATTTTCgcacatctaaacacaccccaccACGGTTTGCAGTGTCGGAAACTCAGGACGTACTGTCTCTGCTGCACCATTGGCACGGAGGAATTCCTAGGTTGCATATGCACATTTTTTTCCCCACAACAGGAAACGTACGTACCTCCCTGATCTCATTACTTAAAGCAACGAAATCACAAGATCCTGGAGTTTtaggcctgtttagttcccaccccgtaaacgaaaaaacacaaaattttgcgaaggaatcttactaatttgaagtactaaatgaagtctatttacaaaactttttgcatagatggactgtaaatcgcgagacgaatctaatgagcctacttaattcataatttgcaacagtgatgataCAGTCATTTGCAGAAGATATTAATGATGTAGTTGTGGGATCCACGCACTTGAATCAAGTGGACGAATTGACCGTGAGATTATGAACGCCCGGTCACCTGTAGAATTGGGATTGGGATCGTTTAGGGCACCCGTAATGGTTGTAGAGAGCAAGTTCTCTATAACTCATCCAACTCATTTATAGAGAGTGTCTATAGATTACCCACCTAACAGGTTGACTATATTCCATCTCAGTGGATCCCACGAGTCACAATTTTTTTAATCCTCATCCTACTCCTCTATTCTCTCCCTCGTCTCCCTCACGCCGGCAGCCACCTCCACATTCAACTCCGGCCGCTCGTATTCCACGCTTTTCATGGCTTCATTTGCTTGCGCATCTTTGCGACAGCAAATTGGTGTTGCGCCGTAAGCTTCGGCGCCGCCGGCTTGTCCACGCTCCGGCGGTGGCACGCGAGCTTCGGCAACCCGCGCCTCCTTCGCGTGCCCCAGGCAGGAGCTCCGCCCATGCGCTGACGACGCCATGCCCCCCAGCAGCTATGAGCCCGCACTACCGatgccgcgcccgccggccgctcctACCCCACGCCCGCGCTGCGTTTCGCCTGCGACCGTGGCCGCGCGTTGCCCCTGATGCCTCGTCCCGCCCTGCCTCTTGCCGATAAGCTCTGGTTAGCGCTCGTAGTAGCGGAGCGTGCAATGAATCTAAGGATGGGccatttgctacagtaaagccATCTCGCCGGCGGGCGAAGCACCAAAGCAGTAGATACGTGCGTGCTAGCTGGCTATTGGCTAGCAGCAAGGAAACATATTCGCTAtattatcttcttcctcatctatcTTACCTAGTTGCGTCAGCGAGGACAACAGGCGACCCACTCGGATGCCGAACAGGAACTCCTAGGCGAGACGTGAGAGCGAGAGTCTGAGACCATCAGCGGCTTGTGTGCTCGGATCTTCCGAAACTTTCCTGATGTAAGGGGGGCCGGAGCCCACTATGACCGCGACAAGCACCTCAAGCTCGGCTGTGGTGGAGGCCGTCGGCGATGCTCATCCGCATCCTCCTAGAGTCCTgatatgtaacacccggtttataaaaggacataaactgagcaatcatatacgtgtcaggatcaagtcacacgtatatacaacagaatgaacaatatatcacagctcatatcatgtaaaaagatagaataaaacgagtac
This portion of the Panicum virgatum strain AP13 chromosome 2N, P.virgatum_v5, whole genome shotgun sequence genome encodes:
- the LOC120659905 gene encoding glycine-rich cell wall structural protein 1-like; its protein translation is MGSKGAALALLLCLSSAAVGAWARPFATTKDAARDEKFLWLKKHLGTGLGGGIGKGGGGGYGGGGGYGGGGGGGGGYGGGAGGGYGGGAGMGGGVGHGIGGGFGKGGGLGLGGGAGLGHGIGKGGGLGGGYGKGGGLGHGIGGGYGKGGGLGGGYGKGGGLGEGIGHGIGGGYGKGGGLGEGIGHGIGGGYGKGGGIGGGYGKGGGLGGGYGKGGGLGEGIGHGIGGGYGKGGGLGSGIGHGIGGGFGKGGGIGHGVGGGFGKGGGLGGSGGGYGGGAGSGVGGGGFGKGFGFGFGNGGGGGGGGGGGGGGIGGHH